One segment of Prionailurus bengalensis isolate Pbe53 chromosome D4, Fcat_Pben_1.1_paternal_pri, whole genome shotgun sequence DNA contains the following:
- the UBAP1 gene encoding ubiquitin-associated protein 1 isoform X1 has protein sequence MASKKLGADFHGTFSYLDDVPFKIGDKFKTPAKVGLPIGFSLPDCLQVVREIQYDFSLEKKTIEWAEDIKKIQEAQREAERKAEEVETKVNSKSGPEGDSKMSFSKTHSTATMPPPINPILASLQHNSILTPTRVSSSATKQKVLSPPHTKADFNPADFECEEDPFDNLELKTIDEKEELRNILVGTTGPIMAQLLDNNLPRGGSGSVLQDEEVLASLERATLDIKPLHKPNGFITLPQLGNCEKMSLSSKVSLPPIPAVSNIKSLSFPKLDSDDSNQKTAKLASTFHSTSCLRNGTFRNSLKPSTQSSASELNGHHTLGLSALNLDSGTEVPTLTPSDLISQMPSLSVLSVCTEESSPPNTGPTVTPPNFSMSQVPNTPSCPQAYSELQTLSPSERQCVETVVNMGYSYECVLRAMKKKGENIEQILDYLFAHGQLCEKGFDPLLVEEALEMHQCSEEKMMEFLQLMSKFKEMGFELKDIKEVLLLHNNDQDNALEDLMARAGAS, from the exons ATGGCTTCTAAGAAGTTGGGTGCAGATTTTCATG GGACTTTCAGTTACCTTGATGATGTCCCATTTAAGATAGGAGACAAATTCAAAACACCAGCTAAAGTTGGTCTACCTATTGGCTTCTCCTTGCCTGATTGTTTGCAGGTTGTCAGAGAAATACAG TATGACTTCtccttggaaaagaaaactattgAGTGGGCTGAAGATATTAAGAAAATCCAAGAAGCCCAGCGGGAAGCAGAGCGTAAGGCTGAGGAAGTAGAAACTAAAGTGAATTCTAAGAGTGGCCCAGAGGGCGACAGCAAAATGAGCTTCTCCAAGACTCACAGTACAGCCACAATGCCACCTCCTATTAACCCCATCCTTGCCAGCTTACAGCACAACAGCATCCTCACCCCGACTCGGGTCAGCAGCAGTGCCACGAAACAGAAAGTTCTCAGCCCACCCCACACAAAGGCAGATTTCAATCCTGCTGACTTTGAGTGTGAAGAAGACCCATTTGATAATCTGGAGTTAAAAACTATTGATGAGAAGGAAGAGCTGAGAAACATTCTGGTAGGAACCACTGGACCGATTATGGCTCAGTTATTGGACAATAACTTGCCCAGAGGAGGCTCTGGGTCTGTGTTACAGGATGAGGAGGTCCTGGCATCCCTGGAGCGGGCAACCCTAGATATCAAGCCTCTTCACAAACCCAATGGCTTTATAACCTTACCACAGTTGGGCAACTGTGAAAAGATGTcgctgtcttccaaagtgtccCTCCCCCCCATTCCTGCAGTAAGCAATATCAAATCCCTATCGTTTCCCAAACTTGACTCTGATGATAGCAATCAGAAGACAGCCAAGCTGGCAAGCACTTTCCATAGCACATCCTGCCTCCGCAATGGCACCTTCCGGAATTCCCTAAAGCCTTCCACCCAAAGCAGTGCCAGTGAGCTCAATGGGCATCATACTCTTGGGCTTTCAGCTTTGAACTTAGACAGTGGCACAGAGGTGCCAACCCTGACTCCCTCAGATCTGATCTCCCAGatgccttccctctctgtcttgtCTGTGTGCACAGAAGAATCATCACCTCCAAATACAGGTCCCACG GTCACACCTCCTAATTTCTCAATGTCACAAGTGCCCAACACTCCCAGCTGTCCCCAGGCCTATTCTGAACTGCAGACACTGTCCCCCAGTGAGCGGCAGTGTGTGGAGACTGTGGTCAACATGGGCTACTCATATGAGTGTGTCCTGAGAGCcatgaagaagaaaggagagaatattGAGCAG attctcgACTATCTCTTTGCACATGGACAGCTCTGTGAGAAGGGCTTCGACCCTCTTTTAGTGGAAGAGGCTCTGGAAATGCACCAGTGTTCAGAGGAAAAG ATGATGGAGTTTCTTCAGTTAATGAGCAAATTTAAGGAAATGGGCTTTGAACTGAAAGACATTAAGGAAGTTCTGCTACTACACAACAATGACCAGGACAATGCTTTGGAAGACCTCATGGCTCGGGCAGGAGCCAGCTGA
- the UBAP1 gene encoding ubiquitin-associated protein 1 isoform X2: protein MASKKLGADFHGTFSYLDDVPFKIGDKFKTPAKVGLPIGFSLPDCLQVVREIQYDFSLEKKTIEWAEDIKKIQEAQREAERKAEEVETKVNSKSGPEGDSKMSFSKTHSTATMPPPINPILASLQHNSILTPTRVSSSATKQKVLSPPHTKADFNPADFECEEDPFDNLELKTIDEKEELRNILVGTTGPIMAQLLDNNLPRGGSGSVLQDEEVLASLERATLDIKPLHKPNGFITLPQLGNCEKMSLSSKVSLPPIPAVSNIKSLSFPKLDSDDSNQKTAKLASTFHSTSCLRNGTFRNSLKPSTQSSASELNGHHTLGLSALNLDSGTEVPTLTPSDLISQMPSLSVLSVCTEESSPPNTGPTVTPPNFSMSQVPNTPSCPQAYSELQTLSPSERQCVETVVNMGYSYECVLRAMKKKGENIEQMMEFLQLMSKFKEMGFELKDIKEVLLLHNNDQDNALEDLMARAGAS from the exons ATGGCTTCTAAGAAGTTGGGTGCAGATTTTCATG GGACTTTCAGTTACCTTGATGATGTCCCATTTAAGATAGGAGACAAATTCAAAACACCAGCTAAAGTTGGTCTACCTATTGGCTTCTCCTTGCCTGATTGTTTGCAGGTTGTCAGAGAAATACAG TATGACTTCtccttggaaaagaaaactattgAGTGGGCTGAAGATATTAAGAAAATCCAAGAAGCCCAGCGGGAAGCAGAGCGTAAGGCTGAGGAAGTAGAAACTAAAGTGAATTCTAAGAGTGGCCCAGAGGGCGACAGCAAAATGAGCTTCTCCAAGACTCACAGTACAGCCACAATGCCACCTCCTATTAACCCCATCCTTGCCAGCTTACAGCACAACAGCATCCTCACCCCGACTCGGGTCAGCAGCAGTGCCACGAAACAGAAAGTTCTCAGCCCACCCCACACAAAGGCAGATTTCAATCCTGCTGACTTTGAGTGTGAAGAAGACCCATTTGATAATCTGGAGTTAAAAACTATTGATGAGAAGGAAGAGCTGAGAAACATTCTGGTAGGAACCACTGGACCGATTATGGCTCAGTTATTGGACAATAACTTGCCCAGAGGAGGCTCTGGGTCTGTGTTACAGGATGAGGAGGTCCTGGCATCCCTGGAGCGGGCAACCCTAGATATCAAGCCTCTTCACAAACCCAATGGCTTTATAACCTTACCACAGTTGGGCAACTGTGAAAAGATGTcgctgtcttccaaagtgtccCTCCCCCCCATTCCTGCAGTAAGCAATATCAAATCCCTATCGTTTCCCAAACTTGACTCTGATGATAGCAATCAGAAGACAGCCAAGCTGGCAAGCACTTTCCATAGCACATCCTGCCTCCGCAATGGCACCTTCCGGAATTCCCTAAAGCCTTCCACCCAAAGCAGTGCCAGTGAGCTCAATGGGCATCATACTCTTGGGCTTTCAGCTTTGAACTTAGACAGTGGCACAGAGGTGCCAACCCTGACTCCCTCAGATCTGATCTCCCAGatgccttccctctctgtcttgtCTGTGTGCACAGAAGAATCATCACCTCCAAATACAGGTCCCACG GTCACACCTCCTAATTTCTCAATGTCACAAGTGCCCAACACTCCCAGCTGTCCCCAGGCCTATTCTGAACTGCAGACACTGTCCCCCAGTGAGCGGCAGTGTGTGGAGACTGTGGTCAACATGGGCTACTCATATGAGTGTGTCCTGAGAGCcatgaagaagaaaggagagaatattGAGCAG ATGATGGAGTTTCTTCAGTTAATGAGCAAATTTAAGGAAATGGGCTTTGAACTGAAAGACATTAAGGAAGTTCTGCTACTACACAACAATGACCAGGACAATGCTTTGGAAGACCTCATGGCTCGGGCAGGAGCCAGCTGA